A genome region from Tolypothrix sp. PCC 7712 includes the following:
- a CDS encoding ATP-binding sensor histidine kinase, whose translation MLSNLVSIPGYRISEELYNGSRTIVYRAVRESDSLPVVIKLLKNPYPSFSELLLFRNQYTIGKNLDSPLIIQTYSLEPFQNGYMLVMEDFGGISLKDYFSKNQRVPSLEEFLEIAIALCDTLDLLYHERIIHKDIKPSNILINPDTKQVKLIDFSIASLLPRETQTLVNPNVLEGTIAYISPEQTGRMNRGIDYRTDFYSLGVTFYELLIGELPFVSHDAMELVHSHIAKTAPLVHEINSQIPPALSVIVNKLMAKNAEDRYQSARGLKFDLEKCLNQLRETGEIPSFEIAQRDLCDRFIIPDKLYGREAEVQTLLEAFERVSQGATEMMLVAGFSGIGKTAVVNEVHKPILRQRGYFIKGKYDQFNRNIPFSAFVQAFRDLMGQLLTESDIQIQQWKHKILDALGENGQVIVEVIPELENIIGTQPPSQELSGTAAENRFNLLFQKFTQVFTTKEHPLVMFLDDLQWADSASLKLMQLLMADTGHLFIIGAYRDNEVHPGHPLLLTLSEIQKTSAIFNKITLAPLSKKQVNYLVADTLKCSEYIAGNLSGLIFQKTQGNPFFATQFIKALYQENIIYFDFELGCWQCDIYQVTMQAVTDDVVAFMSLQLRKLPSSTQEILQLAACIGNSFDLATLAIVSEQSEIEAAACLWKALQEGLIVPIGDVYKFYVGQETLLPPSANQQNVAYKFLHDRIQQAAYSLIPDEQKQKTHYQIGQLLRQQIHPDARVERIFEIVNQLNYGTSLISEQTQRIELAQLNLIACRKAKNSTAYKAAREYATVGLSFLGEQTWQQQYEMSLTFHELAAEVAMLCGDFEVMEELIDAVIHQTHSLLEQVSVYCLRIQAKISQHQLIEALAIGIELLQKLGITINESSTPEDIQQSIQEINNLIGDRKIKDFIHLPRMIDDNIIAIFQITSSIISAAYICGSPLFPLLTALSVKLSLTYGNISDSPKYYAGYGIVICNLLQDIDLATEFGQLALDMVLKFDAKVTKPEVLMLQGGFILHRKSHIRETLPLLSESYTTALEVGNLQFLGNAGHCFCLNAFWCGQPLTTVEQDTQNYYKGLMQSNQLTTANYCRIYWQSVLNLLGFANYPTILSGSALQETEFQPLLRSANDLFGLYYFYLYKLMLCFLFGEFEQANNYTLECRNYLMAAGGTVGTPVFYFYDSLIAIAELSQLSDEVSTVLERVEKNQTQLQLWAHYAPMNHQHKFDLVEAEKCRVLGQKAEAGELYDQAISGAKANEYIQEEALANEIAAKFYLSWDKQRIAQEYMIEAYYAYARWGTKAKVADLEQRHPQLLAPILQQTRGAFSANETLFLLGTVTSTSSSSSSSSVSDTLDLTAILKASQTISGEIELDKLLSSLLSIVIENAGADKCVLMLLQDNHLLIQGSITQGSEPIVLQSLAIADSPDIPHKLIYKVKHSQQTVVLLDATADMNFANDPYIIRQQPQSVLCSPILNQGKLLGILYLENNLVTGAFKSDGSANAKGERIELLNLICAQAAISLENAQLYQRSQEYAQELEQALHNLQQAQLQIVQSEKMSALGNLVAGVAHEMNNPLGFLAATLKQAKPTFADIIEHLKIYQQTLSDKTEEILDHESEIDLEYSLEDLPKMLDSMTMACDRLKNISTSLRTFSRADRDYKVPFNLHEGINSTILILKHRLKANEQCPAIEVITNYSDLPQIECFPGQLNQVFMNILANAIDALEESNHGRNLEEIKAHPNSITITTSIVDKYVKISILDNGKGMSEEIKHKIFDHLFTTKAVGKGTGLGLVIAKQIVEEKHGGQLSCQSIIGEGTEFIIEIPV comes from the coding sequence ATGTTAAGCAACCTTGTTAGTATTCCTGGATATCGCATTAGTGAAGAACTCTACAATGGTTCAAGAACAATAGTTTATCGCGCAGTTAGAGAAAGCGACTCACTACCAGTAGTCATCAAACTACTAAAAAATCCTTATCCCAGCTTTAGCGAACTGTTGTTATTTCGCAATCAATACACCATTGGCAAAAATCTCGACTCACCCCTGATTATTCAAACCTATAGCCTAGAACCGTTTCAAAACGGCTATATGTTAGTCATGGAAGACTTTGGCGGGATTTCTCTCAAGGATTATTTCAGTAAAAATCAGCGTGTCCCATCTTTAGAGGAGTTTTTAGAAATAGCGATCGCACTCTGCGACACCTTAGACTTACTCTACCACGAGCGCATTATTCATAAAGATATTAAACCCAGCAATATCTTAATTAACCCCGACACCAAACAAGTTAAATTAATTGACTTTAGTATTGCTTCTCTTCTACCCAGAGAAACTCAAACCCTAGTTAATCCCAATGTTTTAGAAGGAACAATCGCTTATATATCTCCCGAACAAACAGGGAGAATGAATCGGGGAATTGATTATCGCACAGATTTTTATTCTCTGGGTGTGACATTCTATGAATTACTCATAGGTGAGTTACCCTTTGTATCTCATGATGCGATGGAGTTAGTACATTCTCATATTGCTAAAACTGCACCTTTAGTACATGAAATTAACTCACAAATTCCACCAGCATTATCAGTAATTGTCAACAAATTGATGGCGAAAAATGCTGAAGATAGATATCAAAGTGCGCGGGGATTGAAATTTGATTTAGAAAAATGTCTCAATCAGCTAAGAGAAACTGGTGAAATTCCAAGCTTTGAAATTGCACAGCGTGACTTGTGCGATCGCTTCATCATTCCCGACAAACTTTATGGTAGAGAAGCGGAAGTTCAAACTCTACTAGAAGCATTTGAGAGAGTCAGCCAAGGCGCAACAGAAATGATGCTAGTAGCGGGTTTTTCAGGAATTGGGAAAACAGCCGTTGTTAACGAAGTGCATAAACCAATCCTGAGACAACGCGGCTACTTTATCAAAGGTAAATATGACCAATTCAACCGCAATATTCCCTTCTCTGCATTTGTGCAAGCTTTTCGTGATTTAATGGGGCAATTATTGACTGAAAGTGATATTCAAATTCAGCAATGGAAACATAAAATATTAGATGCTCTTGGTGAAAATGGACAAGTAATCGTTGAAGTAATTCCCGAATTAGAAAATATTATTGGCACACAGCCACCATCTCAAGAATTATCAGGAACAGCCGCCGAGAATCGCTTTAATTTATTATTTCAAAAATTCACCCAAGTCTTTACAACTAAAGAACATCCTTTAGTGATGTTTCTCGATGATTTACAATGGGCTGATTCAGCATCATTAAAGTTAATGCAGCTATTAATGGCTGATACAGGTCATCTTTTCATTATTGGTGCATATCGTGATAACGAAGTTCATCCAGGACATCCATTATTATTGACATTGAGTGAAATTCAAAAAACATCAGCTATTTTTAATAAAATTACTTTAGCGCCCTTGAGTAAAAAACAAGTAAATTACCTTGTCGCTGACACACTAAAATGTTCAGAATATATCGCAGGTAATCTTTCAGGATTAATATTTCAAAAAACTCAAGGCAATCCGTTTTTTGCTACCCAGTTTATTAAAGCATTATATCAGGAAAATATCATTTATTTTGATTTTGAATTGGGCTGTTGGCAATGTGATATTTACCAAGTGACAATGCAAGCAGTTACAGATGATGTTGTGGCTTTTATGAGTTTGCAATTGCGGAAACTGCCCTCATCAACTCAAGAAATATTGCAGTTAGCAGCTTGTATTGGCAATTCTTTTGATTTAGCAACTTTAGCGATTGTTTCCGAACAATCGGAAATTGAAGCAGCAGCCTGTTTATGGAAAGCATTACAAGAAGGGTTGATTGTACCAATTGGTGATGTTTATAAATTTTATGTTGGGCAAGAAACTCTACTACCTCCTTCAGCAAATCAACAGAATGTTGCCTACAAATTTCTACACGATCGCATTCAACAAGCTGCTTATTCCCTAATTCCTGATGAGCAAAAACAGAAAACTCACTATCAAATTGGTCAACTGCTACGGCAACAGATTCATCCAGATGCAAGAGTTGAACGCATTTTTGAAATCGTCAATCAATTAAATTATGGAACTTCTTTAATTAGCGAACAAACACAACGAATAGAACTAGCACAACTGAACCTCATCGCCTGTCGCAAAGCCAAAAATTCTACCGCTTATAAAGCAGCCCGTGAATATGCCACAGTGGGATTATCTTTTTTGGGAGAACAGACTTGGCAACAGCAATATGAAATGAGTCTCACCTTCCATGAACTAGCGGCGGAGGTAGCAATGTTATGCGGTGACTTTGAGGTAATGGAAGAATTGATTGATGCTGTCATCCACCAGACACATTCTTTGCTAGAGCAAGTTAGTGTTTACTGTTTGAGAATTCAAGCCAAAATTTCCCAGCATCAACTTATTGAAGCACTGGCAATTGGGATTGAGCTTCTACAAAAGTTGGGCATAACAATCAACGAATCATCTACACCAGAAGATATTCAACAGTCAATTCAAGAAATTAATAATCTGATTGGAGATAGGAAAATCAAAGATTTCATTCATCTCCCCAGGATGATAGATGATAACATTATTGCTATTTTCCAGATTACCAGTAGCATTATTTCAGCAGCTTACATCTGTGGATCTCCCTTGTTCCCATTATTGACTGCCCTCTCAGTTAAATTATCCCTGACCTATGGAAACATATCTGATTCACCCAAATACTATGCTGGCTATGGCATTGTTATCTGTAATCTTTTACAAGATATAGATTTGGCGACAGAATTTGGCCAGTTAGCATTGGATATGGTCTTAAAATTTGATGCCAAAGTGACTAAACCTGAAGTGTTAATGTTGCAGGGAGGGTTTATTCTCCACCGCAAATCTCACATCAGAGAAACGTTACCACTCTTGAGCGAGAGCTATACAACTGCTCTAGAAGTAGGAAACCTGCAATTTCTTGGAAATGCTGGACATTGTTTCTGCCTGAATGCTTTTTGGTGCGGTCAGCCCCTTACCACTGTAGAACAGGATACACAAAATTACTACAAGGGTTTGATGCAATCTAACCAATTAACAACTGCCAATTACTGCCGCATCTATTGGCAATCTGTGTTAAATTTGCTTGGCTTTGCGAATTACCCTACCATTTTATCTGGTTCAGCACTGCAAGAGACAGAATTTCAGCCACTGCTGCGATCTGCAAATGACCTGTTTGGGTTGTATTACTTCTATTTGTATAAGCTAATGCTTTGCTTTTTGTTTGGGGAATTTGAGCAAGCTAACAACTATACCCTGGAGTGCAGGAACTATTTAATGGCGGCTGGAGGAACAGTCGGTACACCTGTATTTTATTTTTATGATTCTTTGATTGCCATAGCAGAGTTAAGTCAACTCTCAGATGAGGTATCAACAGTATTAGAACGGGTGGAAAAAAATCAAACTCAATTACAGCTATGGGCGCACTATGCACCCATGAATCACCAGCATAAATTTGATTTGGTGGAGGCAGAAAAATGTCGTGTTTTAGGACAAAAAGCCGAAGCAGGTGAACTGTACGATCAGGCAATTTCTGGGGCAAAAGCCAACGAATACATCCAAGAAGAAGCACTAGCTAACGAAATCGCCGCAAAGTTCTACTTAAGTTGGGACAAACAGCGCATAGCACAAGAATATATGATAGAAGCTTACTATGCCTATGCCCGTTGGGGAACAAAAGCCAAAGTTGCCGACTTAGAACAACGCCATCCCCAATTACTCGCGCCTATATTACAGCAAACTCGTGGGGCTTTTTCTGCGAACGAAACTCTCTTTCTCTTGGGGACTGTGACATCCACAAGTTCTTCCAGTTCTAGCAGCAGTGTCTCAGATACCTTAGATTTAACAGCAATTCTGAAAGCATCTCAAACTATATCCGGTGAAATCGAACTAGACAAACTGCTGTCATCATTGCTTTCCATCGTGATTGAAAATGCCGGGGCTGATAAATGTGTGTTAATGCTCTTGCAAGACAATCATTTACTAATTCAAGGTTCAATTACTCAGGGTTCTGAGCCAATTGTGTTGCAAAGTCTTGCCATTGCAGACAGCCCGGATATTCCCCACAAACTCATTTACAAAGTCAAGCATAGTCAACAAACTGTAGTATTGTTGGATGCAACCGCAGATATGAATTTCGCCAACGATCCTTATATTATCCGTCAGCAGCCTCAGAGTGTTTTGTGCAGCCCGATTTTAAATCAAGGTAAATTGCTGGGGATTTTATATCTAGAAAATAATTTAGTGACGGGGGCGTTTAAGAGCGATGGCTCCGCCAACGCCAAGGGCGAACGCATCGAACTACTCAACCTCATCTGCGCCCAAGCCGCAATTTCCCTAGAAAATGCCCAACTTTATCAACGTTCTCAGGAATATGCCCAAGAATTAGAACAAGCATTACATAATTTACAACAAGCCCAATTACAAATCGTCCAAAGTGAAAAAATGTCTGCATTGGGTAACTTAGTTGCTGGTGTCGCTCACGAAATGAATAATCCTTTGGGTTTTCTTGCTGCTACTCTCAAACAAGCTAAACCCACCTTTGCTGATATTATTGAACATTTGAAAATCTATCAACAAACTCTAAGCGATAAAACTGAAGAAATCCTCGACCACGAGTCAGAAATTGACTTGGAATACAGCTTAGAAGACTTGCCTAAAATGCTCGATTCCATGACAATGGCTTGCGATCGGCTCAAAAACATTAGCACTTCTCTACGGACTTTTTCCCGTGCTGATAGAGACTATAAAGTACCATTTAATCTTCATGAAGGCATTAATAGCACAATTTTAATTCTCAAACATCGTCTCAAAGCTAACGAACAATGTCCCGCGATTGAGGTAATTACTAATTACAGTGATTTACCACAAATTGAATGTTTTCCTGGGCAATTAAATCAGGTATTTATGAATATTTTAGCTAATGCCATTGATGCATTAGAGGAATCGAATCACGGACGCAATCTTGAAGAAATTAAAGCTCATCCTAACTCCATTACAATTACTACATCGATAGTAGATAAATACGTAAAAATCTCGATTTTAGATAATGGTAAAGGTATGAGCGAAGAAATAAAACACAAAATCTTTGACCATTTATTTACTACTAAAGCTGTCGGTAAAGGCACAGGTTTAGGTTTGGTTATAGCTAAACAAATTGTCGAAGAAAAACACGGAGGTCAGTTATCTTGCCAATCTATTATCGGTGAAGGTACTGAATTTATCATTGAAATACCAGTGTAA
- a CDS encoding sensor histidine kinase, with the protein MSSTDAGLILIVDDVPTNIDVIRETLENQGFEVAIATSGERAIQQVVQEIPDLILLDVMMPGIDGFETCQRLKSLPLIQNVPVIFMTALSDAENKVKALELGAVDYVTKPFEAREVLARVRTHLKLHRLTQKLEQEVNKHVSELQSIQIQLVKSEKMSALGNLVAGIAHEINNPIGFLNGSINNGRDYVQDLLEHLTLYKQHYPHPVTPIQAHAEDIDLEYICEDLPQLLNSMQGATDRIKSISTSLRTFSRADTEYKVSANLHEGIDSTLLMLKYRLKANEHRPAIEVIRNYGDIPLIDCFPGQLNQVFMNIIANAIDALEESNYGRNLEEIQAHPNSITITTSIADQSVKISIVDNGKGMSEEVKQKIFDHLFTTKAVGKGTGLGLAIAKQIVEETHGGKLSCQSTIGEGTEFIIEIPCKLTSVWVQGLNLKTGTKV; encoded by the coding sequence ATGAGCAGTACTGACGCAGGATTAATTCTCATCGTTGATGATGTTCCAACGAATATTGATGTCATCCGTGAAACTCTTGAAAATCAAGGTTTTGAGGTAGCGATAGCAACCAGTGGTGAGCGAGCGATCCAACAAGTTGTACAAGAAATCCCTGACCTGATTTTGCTGGACGTTATGATGCCAGGGATTGACGGATTTGAAACCTGTCAACGTCTAAAATCCCTTCCCCTCATCCAAAATGTTCCAGTTATTTTTATGACTGCTCTCTCAGATGCGGAAAATAAAGTGAAGGCTTTGGAACTGGGTGCCGTTGATTATGTCACTAAACCATTTGAAGCACGAGAAGTACTAGCACGAGTCAGAACCCATTTAAAGTTACATCGCTTAACCCAAAAGCTAGAGCAGGAAGTGAATAAACATGTATCTGAACTTCAGAGTATTCAAATACAACTGGTAAAGAGCGAAAAAATGTCGGCTTTGGGCAATTTGGTTGCGGGTATTGCTCACGAAATCAATAACCCGATCGGGTTCCTCAATGGCAGCATTAATAACGGCAGAGACTATGTGCAAGACTTACTCGAACATTTGACCCTCTACAAACAGCATTATCCGCATCCAGTCACCCCGATTCAAGCTCATGCTGAAGATATTGATTTGGAATATATCTGCGAAGATTTACCCCAGTTGCTCAACTCAATGCAAGGGGCAACTGATCGGATCAAATCCATCAGCACCAGTCTCCGCACCTTCTCCCGTGCTGATACGGAATACAAAGTTAGTGCGAACCTGCATGAGGGAATTGATAGTACCCTGCTGATGTTGAAATATCGCCTCAAGGCTAATGAACACCGTCCGGCGATCGAGGTAATCCGCAATTACGGTGACATACCATTGATCGATTGTTTTCCGGGTCAATTAAATCAGGTGTTTATGAATATAATTGCCAATGCGATCGATGCATTAGAGGAATCGAATTACGGACGTAATCTGGAGGAAATTCAAGCTCATCCTAACTCCATTACAATTACCACATCAATAGCAGATCAATCTGTAAAAATCTCTATTGTAGATAATGGTAAAGGTATGAGCGAAGAGGTAAAACAAAAAATCTTTGACCATTTATTTACTACCAAAGCTGTCGGTAAAGGCACAGGTTTAGGGTTGGCTATAGCTAAACAAATTGTCGAAGAAACTCATGGAGGTAAGTTATCTTGTCAATCTACTATAGGCGAAGGTACTGAATTTATTATTGAAATACCGTGTAAATTAACTTCAGTTTGGGTTCAGGGCTTAAATTTGAAGACTGGTACGAAAGTATAA